From the Desulfosarcina sp. BuS5 genome, one window contains:
- a CDS encoding lipopolysaccharide kinase InaA family protein, with protein sequence MVSHGKDNFLSRQNITQDLCLPVTYSKTKDCIINKEYQAVLKRHQLDTFNSVFMFKGGETAKTLKERSVIRFEVEDIDATKTFYLKRHNLSFIGPKRLVSLFFPNTAVSEGIKEFKNICNFRKKNLATVVPVAAGEKFVNFFWVESFLLTEDFSPFIPLEDFVKEQPEFFKGRKQKLLKEIAVFARRMHAQGFNHRDFNTTHILVKYSSADQSPELAVFDLQRVNKNRLFKFRWMIKSLARVNYSLPDHLFTVKDIIYLFMSYKGKKEINFLDRCQWFWINRKTEKIKKHTEKK encoded by the coding sequence ATGGTGTCACATGGAAAGGATAATTTTTTGAGCCGGCAAAATATCACGCAAGATTTATGCTTGCCAGTAACTTACAGTAAAACAAAGGATTGTATTATAAACAAGGAATATCAGGCAGTTCTTAAGCGGCATCAATTGGATACCTTTAATTCTGTTTTTATGTTTAAAGGAGGTGAAACCGCAAAGACTCTAAAGGAAAGATCTGTAATCCGTTTTGAAGTAGAGGATATTGATGCAACAAAAACATTTTATTTAAAGAGACATAACTTGAGCTTTATTGGGCCAAAAAGACTGGTTTCTTTATTTTTTCCGAATACGGCTGTCTCTGAAGGCATAAAAGAATTTAAAAATATTTGCAATTTCCGTAAAAAAAACCTGGCAACTGTTGTACCTGTAGCGGCCGGTGAAAAATTTGTTAATTTTTTTTGGGTGGAGTCGTTTCTTTTAACAGAAGACTTTTCGCCTTTTATTCCATTGGAAGACTTTGTCAAAGAGCAACCGGAATTTTTTAAAGGCAGGAAACAAAAATTGTTAAAGGAGATTGCTGTTTTTGCACGCCGCATGCATGCGCAGGGTTTTAATCATCGTGATTTTAACACAACCCATATTCTTGTTAAGTATAGTTCCGCAGATCAAAGTCCTGAGCTGGCGGTCTTTGATCTGCAAAGGGTAAATAAAAACAGGTTGTTTAAATTTCGCTGGATGATCAAGAGCCTTGCGCGGGTAAATTATTCTCTCCCCGATCATCTGTTTACAGTCAAAGATATAATCTATCTTTTCATGTCCTATAAAGGTAAAAAAGAAATTAATTTTCTGGATCGCTGCCAATGGTTCTGGATAAATCGGAAAACCGAAAAAATAAAAAAACATACTGAAAAAAAATAA